In a single window of the Coffea eugenioides isolate CCC68of chromosome 3, Ceug_1.0, whole genome shotgun sequence genome:
- the LOC113765456 gene encoding AMSH-like ubiquitin thioesterase 3 isoform X2, protein MRRPANKSTINISAMARKVGVDNRIPLRNYYRIADNLLKQANIYREEKNIIDLYIILLRYSSLVSETIPFHRDYQALYPKERTSFRKKLSSVLDELEALKPEAQRRLHDRGRVEVKDEPSLLDGEKRAPSASASFQEWPTANNRASLSYDNQRACTAQSSWKRNDNYSLVPSTSPIDKHFQKLNLSLPLPKQETLSRHSFLGPNGLHGQWLGSTTEIKVNYPINTDLASNEDSSLNQGGKYEIVTSRDGDLEVEKSAMASVLSLDDGRWSSLDKDSARPFDDEVRDIFPLVRQPSPPPVLAQVQPEYLPISPSKVADPRPGPAKFFSDGTASSNSYQHLHIPVKMMDDFLRLAKKNTARNLETCGVLAGTLKNRVFHITTLIIPKQESTSDSCQTLNEEEIFDVQDKCSLFPLGWIHTHPSQTCFMSSVDLHTHYSYQVMLPEAIAIVMAPTDTSSPHGIFHLSDPGGVAVIRNCQQRGFHPHEAAEDGSPIYEHCSHVYMNSNLKFDVVDLR, encoded by the exons ATGAGGCGGCCGGCGAACAAATCGACGATTAATATCAGCGCCATGGCGCGCAAAGTTGGCGTCGATAATCGAATTCCTCTCCGTAATTACTACCGAATTGCCGATAATCTCCTCAAACAG GCTAACATTTATCGGGAGGAGAAGAATATTATCGACTTGTATATAATACTTCTTAGATATTCCAG TTTGGTTTCTGAGACTATACCGTTCCATCGCGATTACCAGGCTTTGTATCCTAAAGAAAGAACGTCTTTTAGAAAG AAATTATCAAGTGTGCTAGATGAGCTGGAGGCCTTAAAACCGGAAGCACAACGGCGGTTGCATGATAGAGGAAGAGTTGAGGTGAAAGATGAACCTTCTTTACTTGATGGAGAGAAAAGGGCTCCATCTGCATCAGCATCCTTTCAAGAATGGCCAACTGCAAACAATAGAGCATCATTAAGCTACGACAATCAAAGG GCTTGCACAGCTCAGTCTTCTTGGAAAAGGAATGATAACTACAGTCTAGTTCCATCAACGAGTCCAATTGATAAGCATTTCCAGAAGCT AAATCTCAGTTTACCTCTTCCAAAGCAAGAAACATTGTCTAGACACTCCTTTTTAGGACCAAATGGTCTTCATGGTCAGTGGCTAGGATCTACCACTGAGATAAAG GTCAACTATCCAATTAACACAGATTTAGCTTCAAATGAAGACTCAAG CCTGAATCAGGGTGGAAAATATGAGATTGTCACATCAAGGGATGGTGATCTGGAAGTGGAAAAGTCTGCTATGGCATCTGTTCTCTCTCTGGATGATGGAAGATGGTCATCTCTTGACAAGGATTCCGCTCGTCCATTTGATGACGAAGTGAGAGATATTTTTCCATTGGTTAGACAACCATCTCCACCTCCTGTCCTTGCTCAGGTGCAACCCGAGTATCTTCCAATATCTCCTTCAAAGGTTGCAGATCCAAGACCCGGACCTGCAAAATTCTTTTCAGATGGGACAGCCAGTTCTAACTCATATCAACATCTGCATATT CCGGTGAagatgatggatgatttcttgaGATTGGCTAAAAAAAATACAGCAAGAAATTTGGAAACATGTGGAGTTCTTGCAGGGACTTTG AAAAACAGGGTGTTCCACATAACAACACTTATCATCCCAAAGCAGGAATCAACTTCGGATTCA TGTCAGACATTGAATGAAGAAGAAATCTTTGACGTTCAAGACAAGTGTTCTCTCTTCCCTCTTGGGTGGATTCAT ACACATCCATCTCAAACCTGCTTCATGTCATCGGTTGACCTTCACACACATTACTCATATCAG GTGATGCTACCAGAAGCCATTGCAATTGTTATGGCTCCGACAGACACATCCAG TCCTCATGGCATTTTTCATTTGTCCGATCCGGGCGGTGTGGCTGTTATACGCAACTGTCAGCAACGTGGTTTTCATCCACATGAGGCTGCTGAAGATGGAAGCCCCATATATGAGCACTGTTCGCACGTGTATATGAATTCTAATTTGAAGTTTGATGTGGTAGATCTTCGGTGA
- the LOC113765456 gene encoding AMSH-like ubiquitin thioesterase 3 isoform X1, whose translation MRRPANKSTINISAMARKVGVDNRIPLRNYYRIADNLLKQANIYREEKNIIDLYIILLRYSSLVSETIPFHRDYQALYPKERTSFRKKLSSVLDELEALKPEAQRRLHDRGRVEVKDEPSLLDGEKRAPSASASFQEWPTANNRASLSYDNQRQACTAQSSWKRNDNYSLVPSTSPIDKHFQKLNLSLPLPKQETLSRHSFLGPNGLHGQWLGSTTEIKVNYPINTDLASNEDSSLNQGGKYEIVTSRDGDLEVEKSAMASVLSLDDGRWSSLDKDSARPFDDEVRDIFPLVRQPSPPPVLAQVQPEYLPISPSKVADPRPGPAKFFSDGTASSNSYQHLHIPVKMMDDFLRLAKKNTARNLETCGVLAGTLKNRVFHITTLIIPKQESTSDSCQTLNEEEIFDVQDKCSLFPLGWIHTHPSQTCFMSSVDLHTHYSYQVMLPEAIAIVMAPTDTSSPHGIFHLSDPGGVAVIRNCQQRGFHPHEAAEDGSPIYEHCSHVYMNSNLKFDVVDLR comes from the exons ATGAGGCGGCCGGCGAACAAATCGACGATTAATATCAGCGCCATGGCGCGCAAAGTTGGCGTCGATAATCGAATTCCTCTCCGTAATTACTACCGAATTGCCGATAATCTCCTCAAACAG GCTAACATTTATCGGGAGGAGAAGAATATTATCGACTTGTATATAATACTTCTTAGATATTCCAG TTTGGTTTCTGAGACTATACCGTTCCATCGCGATTACCAGGCTTTGTATCCTAAAGAAAGAACGTCTTTTAGAAAG AAATTATCAAGTGTGCTAGATGAGCTGGAGGCCTTAAAACCGGAAGCACAACGGCGGTTGCATGATAGAGGAAGAGTTGAGGTGAAAGATGAACCTTCTTTACTTGATGGAGAGAAAAGGGCTCCATCTGCATCAGCATCCTTTCAAGAATGGCCAACTGCAAACAATAGAGCATCATTAAGCTACGACAATCAAAGG CAGGCTTGCACAGCTCAGTCTTCTTGGAAAAGGAATGATAACTACAGTCTAGTTCCATCAACGAGTCCAATTGATAAGCATTTCCAGAAGCT AAATCTCAGTTTACCTCTTCCAAAGCAAGAAACATTGTCTAGACACTCCTTTTTAGGACCAAATGGTCTTCATGGTCAGTGGCTAGGATCTACCACTGAGATAAAG GTCAACTATCCAATTAACACAGATTTAGCTTCAAATGAAGACTCAAG CCTGAATCAGGGTGGAAAATATGAGATTGTCACATCAAGGGATGGTGATCTGGAAGTGGAAAAGTCTGCTATGGCATCTGTTCTCTCTCTGGATGATGGAAGATGGTCATCTCTTGACAAGGATTCCGCTCGTCCATTTGATGACGAAGTGAGAGATATTTTTCCATTGGTTAGACAACCATCTCCACCTCCTGTCCTTGCTCAGGTGCAACCCGAGTATCTTCCAATATCTCCTTCAAAGGTTGCAGATCCAAGACCCGGACCTGCAAAATTCTTTTCAGATGGGACAGCCAGTTCTAACTCATATCAACATCTGCATATT CCGGTGAagatgatggatgatttcttgaGATTGGCTAAAAAAAATACAGCAAGAAATTTGGAAACATGTGGAGTTCTTGCAGGGACTTTG AAAAACAGGGTGTTCCACATAACAACACTTATCATCCCAAAGCAGGAATCAACTTCGGATTCA TGTCAGACATTGAATGAAGAAGAAATCTTTGACGTTCAAGACAAGTGTTCTCTCTTCCCTCTTGGGTGGATTCAT ACACATCCATCTCAAACCTGCTTCATGTCATCGGTTGACCTTCACACACATTACTCATATCAG GTGATGCTACCAGAAGCCATTGCAATTGTTATGGCTCCGACAGACACATCCAG TCCTCATGGCATTTTTCATTTGTCCGATCCGGGCGGTGTGGCTGTTATACGCAACTGTCAGCAACGTGGTTTTCATCCACATGAGGCTGCTGAAGATGGAAGCCCCATATATGAGCACTGTTCGCACGTGTATATGAATTCTAATTTGAAGTTTGATGTGGTAGATCTTCGGTGA
- the LOC113764907 gene encoding protein trichome birefringence-like 4, whose product MDSFKNLFFDFSRNFGQSLPKSRTKGLFTLFLTLVLAIIFFSPLSNKSPAVTSKNLVSHLHPGSNYISSLSSIVPSEPHFISQPPRTCTDAVTFSAVNKSNETSRMHESVATHENIISSCDIFDGNWILDDSEPLYRPGSCPFIDDAFNCFKNGRPDSDYLRLRWKPHGCEIPRFDGLKMLKMLSGKRLVFVGDSLNRNMWESLVCALRGSLGNTSNVYEVSGRREFRTEGFYSFKFQDFNLSVDFIKSPFLVQEWKLTTKAGMRRETLRLDMIQASSTKYHDADIIIFNTGHWWTHHKTSKGNNYFQEGNRVYNTLGVTDAFTKALKTWARWVDSNINSSQTTVFFRGYSASHFKGGQWNSGGSCEGETVPITNDTYLSPHPWMMTILESVISEMKTPVFLLNITKMTDYRKDGHPSIFSQPETIRRPGMIQDCSHWCLPGIPDSWNELLYVSLLASRNKFS is encoded by the exons ATGGATTCGTTCAAGAACTTGTTCTTCGATTTCTCAAGAAACTTCGGTCAATCACTGCCAAAATCCAGAACGAAAGGGCTTTTCACTCTGTTTTTAACTCTAGTTCTTGCCATCATCTTCTTCTCACCCCTATCCAACAAATCCCCTGCTGTAACTTCCAAAAATCTCGTTTCTCATCTTCACCCCGGCTCAAATTACATCTCTTCTTTATCCTCAATTGTTCCCAGTGAACCCCATTTCATTTCACAGCCTCCAAGAACTTGCACTGATGCTGTCACGTTTTCTGCTGTCAATAAGAGCAATGAAACTTCAAGAATGCATGAAAGCGTGGCAACTCATGAAAACATCATCAGTTCTTGTGATATCTTTGATGGGAACTGGATTCTGGATGATTCTGAGCCGCTCTATAGGCCAGGATCTTGTCCTTTCATTGATGATGCCTTCAATTGTTTCAAGAATGGCAGGCCAGATTCAGATTATCTTAGGCTCAGGTGGAAACCCCATGGCTGTGAAATTCCAAG GTTTGATGGATTGAAAATGCTGAAAATGTTGAGTGGAAAGAGACTGGTGTTTGTAGGGGACTCGCTGAACAGAAACATGTGGGAATCATTGGTCTGTGCTCTAAGAGGATCATTGGGCAATACCAGCAATGTGTATGAAGTTTCGGGTCGCCGCGAATTCAGGACAGAAGGATTTTATTCCTTCAAGTTCCAG GATTTTAATTTGTCAGTGGACTTCATTAAATCCCCATTCCTAGTTCAAGAATGGAAACTCACTACTAAGGCTGGAATGCGGAGAGAAACATTGAGATTGGACATGATTCAGGCTTCCTCGACCAAGTATCATGACGCTGATATCATTATCTTCAATACAGGCCACTGGTGGACTCACCACAAGACATCTAAAGG GAATAACTATTTCCAGGAAGGCAACCGCGTCTACAACACATTAGGAGTAACAGATGCATTTACTAAGGCCCTGAAGACATGGGCTCGTTGGGTCGATTCCAATATTAACAGCAGTCAAACAACGGTCTTTTTCCGCGGATACTCTGCTTCCCACTTCAA AGGTGGTCAATGGAATTCAGGAGGAAGCTGTGAAGGCGAGACGGTACCAATAACAAATGACACCTATCTTTCTCCACATCCATGGATGATGACCATCCTCGAATCGGTGATATCAGAGATGAAGACCCCAGTATTCCTCCTGAACATTACAAAAATGACAGACTACAGAAAGGATGGCCATCCTTCTATATTCAGCCAGCCAGAAACAATTAGGAGGCCTGGGATGATACAAGACTGCAGCCACTGGTGCCTTCCTGGGATTCCAGATTCCTGGAATGAGCTTCTATATGTTTCTTTGCTCGCATCCCGCAATAAATTTTCGTAG
- the LOC113765053 gene encoding myb-related protein 330-like, with the protein MGRAPCCEKVGLRRGRWTAEEDEKLINYIKQNGEGSWRSLPKNAGLLRCGKSCRLRWINYLRADLKRGNFTREEEETIINLHRSVGNKWSLIASKLPGRTDNEVKNYWNSHLSRKIYSFRSSDGSSVTTLDMVNMPSKSKRKGGRVSRAVAKKYSMHPITKAPPITTTTNETSSSSKISSTSGIQEATTAAQNALVGMVEATTHGVPESTAAAEKVSDDAAVGAVEESGKYQLQPMANNNYDYDESEGGCINSMHDIRCGDGGEGCARALLVPSPEKLEGEKGVAGPNDELDDVTLLLESVLESDLMDLSEISVHTGDTENESMYPESASINKDSDSGASNSNSDTGDGLYDCFAPLDSYFNHTWDAEYAVPGFGLWDQEDDDVLWPWES; encoded by the exons ATGGGAAGAGCACCTTGCTGTGAGAAGGTAGGGTTGAGGAGAGGAAGGTGGACAGCTGAAGAAGATGAGAAATTGATCAACTACATCAAACAAAATGGGGAAGGGTCCTGGAGATCCTTGCCCAAGAACgcag GTTTACTGAGGTGTGGGAAGAGTTGCAGACTTAGATGGATTAATTACTTGAGAGCAGACTTGAAGAGAGGAAACTTCACCAGAGAAGAGGAAGAGACAATCATCAACCTGCATCGATCTGTGGGAAATAA GTGGTCCTTGATAGCAAGCAAATTACCAGGGAGAACAGATAACGAAGTGAAGAACTACTGGAACTCTCACCTCAGTAGGAAAATCTATAGTTTTAGGTCCAGCGATGGTTCCTCGGTGACCACCTTAGACATGGTCAACATGCCTAGCAAATCTAAGAGAAAAGGCGGTCGGGTGAGCCGAGCGGTTGCCAAAAAGTACAGCATGCACCCAATCACAAAAGCTCCTCctattactactactactaatgaaacatcatcatcatcaaagATTAGCAGCACAAGTGGGATTCAAGAGGCCACAACAGCAGCGCAAAATGCACTGGTAGGTATGGTCGAAGCCACCACACATGGGGTACCTGAGTCCACGGCTGCAGCAGAAAAAGTTTCTGATGACGCGGCGGTAGGTGCGGTTGAGGAGAGCGGAAAATATCAGTTGCAGCCAATGGCCAATAATAATTATGATTACGATGAGAGCGAAGGGGGATGCATTAATAGCATGCACGATATTAGGTGTGGTGATGGAGGTGAAGGATGTGCGAGGGCATTATTGGTGCCCTCTCCAGAAAAGCTGGAAGGAGAAAAGGGAGTCGCGGGACCAAATGATGAGCTAGATGATGTAACTTTGCTTCTTGAAAGTGTTCTGGAGAGCGATTTGATGGACCTGAGCGAGATTTCAGTGCATACTGGGGACACAGAAAATGAATCAATGTATCCAGAAAGCGCTTCAATTAACAAGGACAGCGACTCCGGTGCCAGCAACTCAAATTCAGACACGGGGGATGGCCTGTACGACTGTTTCGCACCGTTAGATTCTTATTTCAATCATACCTGGGATGCAGAATATGCTGTACCAGGATTCGGGCTTTGGGATCAAGAAGATGACGACGTACTATGGCCATGGGAGAGTTAA